The following proteins come from a genomic window of Paenibacillus sp. CAA11:
- a CDS encoding YpuI family protein, translating into MPEANTQHLCEAVREKLKKAAQRLEQFLNEYALPQLMEEQDEETARFYKGFLTDLRHLLVYSEANDERLGVLLRRANFDKDAAEKALYHVYHDCVNSYFYPKNESYSEDGRYAYTGQDAIRFRKKPVRPARDVVLDVSKIFEDLRDELTYYESDYLTQRRMQRSGS; encoded by the coding sequence ATGCCAGAAGCCAATACCCAACATCTATGTGAAGCCGTAAGAGAGAAGCTTAAGAAAGCAGCCCAAAGACTAGAACAGTTCCTAAATGAATATGCACTGCCACAGCTTATGGAAGAACAGGATGAGGAAACGGCACGTTTCTACAAAGGATTCTTGACGGATCTGAGACACCTGCTTGTCTACTCGGAAGCGAACGATGAGCGGTTGGGAGTTCTGCTTCGCCGTGCCAATTTTGACAAGGATGCCGCAGAGAAAGCACTCTATCATGTGTACCATGACTGTGTGAATAGCTATTTCTATCCTAAGAATGAGAGTTATTCTGAGGATGGTCGATATGCTTACACAGGCCAGGATGCGATCCGGTTTCGGAAGAAGCCCGTACGTCCCGCACGGGATGTAGTCTTGGATGTGAGCAAGATTTTTGAGGATTTGAGAGATGAACTGACTTATTACGAAAGTGATTACTTGACTCAGCGCCGCATGCAGCGCAGTGGATCATAA
- a CDS encoding TerC family protein: MELFSMTFFLALINIIFIDLILAGDNAIVIGMAARKLPKSVQKKAILYGTGGAVLLRILATLVVVWLLRIPWLLAVGGLLLIFIAYKVLTDEGDHDTIDAKDALWPAVRTIVIADAAMGLDNVIAVAGASNQHSILVIIGLLISVPIVVWGSTIFIKLLTWFPWIAYLGAGILAYTAAHMITEEPKLLPFLEDKPVLRYGFIAIVIVGVLAAGFAHKRKVRSGQNKRDSQPAH, encoded by the coding sequence TTGGAATTATTCAGTATGACTTTTTTTCTGGCTCTGATTAACATCATCTTTATCGACCTGATCCTTGCCGGAGATAACGCTATTGTCATCGGTATGGCAGCCCGAAAGCTCCCGAAGTCTGTTCAGAAAAAAGCTATCCTATATGGAACAGGGGGCGCTGTTCTTCTCCGTATTCTAGCAACCCTGGTCGTTGTATGGCTCCTGAGAATCCCTTGGCTGCTCGCCGTAGGTGGGCTCCTCTTGATATTCATAGCATATAAAGTCTTGACCGATGAGGGAGATCACGACACCATTGATGCCAAGGACGCTTTGTGGCCGGCCGTAAGAACCATCGTCATCGCAGATGCCGCTATGGGACTGGACAATGTCATCGCCGTAGCCGGTGCATCGAACCAGCATAGCATCCTAGTCATTATCGGGCTCTTGATCAGTGTGCCTATTGTCGTATGGGGCAGCACCATTTTCATCAAGCTTCTCACTTGGTTCCCATGGATAGCTTACCTGGGTGCGGGAATTTTGGCTTACACCGCAGCGCATATGATTACGGAAGAGCCTAAGCTTCTGCCTTTCCTGGAGGACAAGCCTGTACTCCGGTATGGATTTATCGCTATCGTTATTGTCGGAGTGCTCGCAGCCGGGTTTGCCCATAAACGCAAGGTCCGTTCTGGACAGAACAAACGTGACTCCCAACCGGCTCATTAA
- a CDS encoding tRNA (adenine(22)-N(1))-methyltransferase, with amino-acid sequence MKLSVRLQEIENRLPEGCTFADIGSDHALLPVSAVLCGRAKSAVAGEVNDGPYESAKRQVAGAGLEGKVDVRKGDGLAVIAPGEVEAITIAGMGGALMAQILESGLSKLEGVKRLILQPNVGEEIVRRWLLEHDWYLTDEHILKEDGKIYEILTAERHNEAVKANQNLYHERTLSSGLVLTKEWLLLMGPYLLNKPGAVFHEKWESEGDKLKRIRKQMAQSEQDTARQKEAELTLQIDQLKEVLSCLPKDKQ; translated from the coding sequence ATGAAACTATCTGTAAGACTGCAGGAAATCGAAAATCGACTGCCTGAAGGCTGTACCTTTGCCGATATCGGCTCTGATCATGCGCTGCTTCCGGTGTCTGCTGTACTCTGCGGCCGGGCAAAGAGCGCTGTTGCCGGAGAGGTGAATGATGGCCCTTATGAGTCTGCTAAACGTCAGGTTGCAGGCGCAGGGTTAGAGGGGAAGGTCGACGTGCGCAAGGGAGATGGCCTTGCCGTCATTGCTCCCGGTGAAGTGGAAGCAATCACCATTGCCGGCATGGGCGGAGCGCTTATGGCTCAAATTCTGGAGTCGGGGCTTTCCAAGCTTGAGGGGGTCAAGCGTCTCATCCTGCAGCCCAATGTTGGCGAAGAGATTGTGCGCCGCTGGCTGCTTGAGCACGATTGGTATTTGACGGACGAGCACATTCTTAAGGAAGACGGGAAAATTTATGAAATTTTGACGGCTGAGCGGCATAATGAGGCTGTGAAAGCGAACCAGAATCTATATCATGAGCGTACACTTTCCTCTGGACTTGTGCTGACCAAAGAATGGCTGCTGCTAATGGGACCTTATCTCCTGAACAAGCCAGGTGCTGTTTTTCATGAGAAGTGGGAGTCTGAAGGAGACAAGCTCAAGCGGATTCGCAAGCAAATGGCACAGTCAGAGCAGGACACAGCCCGTCAAAAGGAAGCAGAACTTACACTGCAAATCGACCAATTGAAGGAGGTTCTGTCATGTTTGCCAAAGGACAAACAGTAA
- a CDS encoding lytic transglycosylase domain-containing protein, producing the protein MQIDPRTLKQLIELQLMNSINLQGTALQSSSSTDSSNSMFNLLLQEMMEGGQGTSSLLDDMSSSNSSAMIDGQLWQYLPASTTTDTAEATAATPAVSADSTSSSSSSKATAYNEIIKAASQKYGVSESLIKAVIDTESSFKPNVVSSAGAKGLMQLMDGTAQGLGVSDPMDPAQNIDGGVRYLSYQLQRFGGQEKMALAAYNAGPGRLNKLGISSDQELMDKLHMLPVETQNYIGKIERARQKYEV; encoded by the coding sequence ATGCAAATTGATCCACGCACCCTCAAGCAGCTGATCGAGCTACAGTTAATGAACAGTATCAACCTTCAGGGCACTGCTCTGCAAAGTTCATCTTCTACAGACAGCAGCAACTCCATGTTCAACCTGCTGCTTCAAGAGATGATGGAGGGGGGACAGGGTACGTCTTCACTGCTTGATGATATGTCCTCATCTAATTCTTCGGCAATGATCGATGGCCAGCTATGGCAGTATCTCCCTGCATCCACAACGACAGATACAGCAGAAGCGACGGCAGCAACTCCAGCTGTTTCAGCGGATTCGACATCGTCCTCCTCAAGCAGTAAGGCAACCGCCTATAATGAAATCATTAAGGCGGCCAGCCAAAAGTATGGTGTAAGCGAATCGCTGATTAAAGCGGTTATTGATACAGAGTCCTCATTCAAACCTAATGTGGTATCTTCGGCCGGAGCCAAGGGCTTAATGCAGCTGATGGATGGGACGGCTCAAGGCCTGGGCGTAAGTGATCCCATGGACCCGGCTCAGAACATCGACGGTGGGGTCCGTTATCTCTCTTACCAGTTGCAGCGCTTCGGCGGGCAAGAGAAGATGGCACTTGCCGCGTATAACGCGGGACCGGGACGTCTTAACAAGCTGGGGATTAGCAGCGATCAGGAGCTGATGGATAAGCTTCATATGCTTCCGGTCGAGACGCAGAATTATATTGGCAAGATTGAGCGTGCCCGCCAGAAGTATGAGGTGTAA
- the thiI gene encoding tRNA uracil 4-sulfurtransferase ThiI: protein MKPNYDMLLLRFGEISVKGKNRSKFEKAAITHVKSLLDSFPKAKVIKDYGRLYIELNGESAEELIGQLKKVFGITSISPVLRTKSQLEDILTAATDFISKLQPAEGTRFKVNARRVWKEFPYSSQEMNKQVADPILKACSALKVDVHHPQIELRVEVREQATYLYSEVIPAAGGYPFGSNGKAMLLLSGGIDSPVAGWSAMRRGLEIECVHFHSYPFTSKQAEDKVIELAKILSGYSGSQIKLHLVPFTEVQTAFTKAGQDNLIITFMRRAMLRIATELAEKNKALAIVTGESLGQVASQTLSSMNVIGRATDLPLLRPLVMMDKEEIIQLSMKVGTYELSILPYEDCCTLFLPKSPTTNPNLRVVEKVEATLEGLEELIQGAVDQTETLTIKADGTIFGRDAQTTTVPEKWF from the coding sequence ATGAAGCCTAATTATGATATGCTCCTGCTGCGGTTCGGGGAGATTAGTGTTAAAGGAAAGAACCGCTCTAAATTTGAGAAAGCAGCCATCACCCATGTGAAGAGCCTGCTCGATTCATTTCCAAAGGCTAAAGTTATCAAAGATTATGGTCGTCTGTATATTGAGTTGAACGGGGAATCAGCTGAAGAGTTGATAGGGCAGCTCAAGAAGGTGTTTGGCATCACATCTATCAGCCCCGTTCTACGCACCAAATCACAGCTTGAAGATATTTTAACTGCAGCAACAGACTTTATTAGTAAGTTGCAGCCTGCTGAAGGAACCCGGTTTAAGGTTAATGCCCGCAGGGTATGGAAGGAGTTTCCTTATTCTTCCCAGGAGATGAATAAACAGGTGGCTGATCCGATCCTGAAGGCTTGCTCTGCTCTCAAGGTGGATGTCCATCATCCTCAAATTGAGCTGCGTGTAGAGGTTCGCGAACAAGCGACCTACCTGTACAGTGAAGTGATCCCCGCTGCAGGAGGCTATCCTTTCGGTTCTAATGGAAAGGCCATGCTGTTGTTATCCGGGGGCATTGACAGCCCGGTTGCCGGCTGGTCGGCTATGCGCAGGGGCCTGGAAATTGAGTGTGTTCATTTTCACAGTTATCCGTTCACAAGCAAACAGGCAGAAGACAAAGTCATTGAGCTTGCTAAAATACTATCCGGATACTCAGGAAGTCAGATTAAGCTTCATCTTGTTCCGTTTACAGAAGTGCAAACAGCGTTTACCAAGGCGGGACAGGACAATTTGATCATTACCTTCATGCGCCGGGCCATGCTGCGAATTGCAACCGAGCTTGCGGAGAAGAATAAGGCTCTAGCTATCGTGACCGGGGAGAGCCTGGGACAGGTAGCCAGTCAGACTTTATCCAGCATGAATGTGATTGGCAGGGCGACAGATCTTCCATTGCTTCGTCCGCTTGTTATGATGGATAAGGAGGAGATTATTCAGCTGTCTATGAAGGTGGGAACTTATGAGCTGTCCATTCTTCCTTATGAGGACTGCTGCACGCTGTTTCTCCCCAAATCTCCAACCACGAACCCGAATCTGCGGGTAGTTGAGAAGGTTGAGGCCACCCTGGAAGGGCTGGAGGAACTAATTCAAGGGGCTGTGGATCAGACTGAGACGTTAACGATCAAAGCAGATGGGACGATCTTTGGCAGAGACGCACAAACTACTACTGTACCGGAGAAATGGTTCTGA
- the rpoD gene encoding RNA polymerase sigma factor RpoD, translating into MTNDQHTELETEMTLDQAKEQLIENGKKRSSLTYKEIMEKLSPFDQDPEQMDEFFEQLSDLGIDVTGDSDEELSVRKRDDQEGGDQDDFNFDDDLSLPPGIKINDPVRMYLKEIGRVPLLSADDEVELAKRIGKGDEEAKRRLAEANLRLVVSIAKRYVGRGMLFLDLIQEGNMGLIKAVEKFDYSKGFKFSTYATWWIRQAITRAIADQARTIRIPVHMVETINKLIRVSRQLLQELGREPAPEEIAAEMELSVEKVREIMKIAQEPVSLETPIGEEDDSHLGDFIEDQEAMAPADAAAYELLKEQLEDVLDTLTEREENVLRLRFGLDDGRTRTLEEVGKVFGVTRERIRQIEAKALRKLRHPSRSKRLKDFLE; encoded by the coding sequence ATGACGAATGATCAGCATACTGAACTAGAAACGGAAATGACGCTGGACCAAGCGAAGGAACAGCTTATTGAGAACGGTAAGAAGAGATCTTCTCTAACTTACAAGGAAATTATGGAAAAGCTCTCCCCTTTTGACCAGGATCCAGAACAAATGGATGAGTTCTTTGAACAATTAAGCGATCTCGGTATAGATGTTACCGGCGACAGTGATGAGGAACTATCCGTTCGGAAACGGGATGATCAAGAAGGCGGAGATCAGGACGATTTCAACTTTGATGACGATTTGTCCTTGCCGCCGGGAATCAAGATTAACGATCCGGTGCGGATGTACTTGAAGGAAATTGGCCGGGTTCCACTGCTCTCAGCGGATGATGAGGTGGAGCTTGCAAAACGGATTGGAAAAGGGGACGAAGAGGCCAAGCGTCGTCTGGCCGAGGCGAACCTGCGTCTTGTAGTCAGCATTGCCAAACGCTATGTTGGCCGAGGAATGCTGTTCTTGGATCTTATTCAGGAAGGCAACATGGGACTTATTAAAGCAGTGGAGAAGTTCGATTATTCCAAGGGCTTTAAGTTCAGTACCTACGCTACTTGGTGGATTCGCCAAGCCATTACCCGGGCGATTGCGGACCAAGCTAGAACGATTCGTATACCGGTACACATGGTTGAAACGATCAACAAGCTGATTCGGGTGTCCCGTCAGCTGCTTCAGGAGCTGGGCCGTGAGCCTGCACCGGAGGAAATAGCGGCCGAGATGGAACTTAGCGTTGAGAAGGTACGCGAGATTATGAAGATCGCTCAAGAACCTGTCTCCTTGGAGACGCCGATCGGGGAAGAGGATGATTCACACCTGGGTGACTTCATCGAGGACCAGGAGGCTATGGCTCCGGCAGATGCAGCGGCTTATGAGCTGCTTAAGGAGCAGCTGGAAGACGTACTTGATACGCTTACGGAACGCGAAGAGAATGTGCTTCGACTCCGCTTCGGCTTAGATGATGGTCGTACCCGAACATTGGAGGAAGTCGGCAAGGTATTCGGGGTGACACGTGAGCGGATTCGGCAGATCGAAGCGAAGGCACTGCGCAAGCTTCGCCATCCTAGCCGCAGCAAACGGCTGAAGGATTTTCTCGAATAG
- a CDS encoding S8 family peptidase translates to MSIRHWTAVLMIGAAAVLILVMLPAGHNSHPGKKTANLTPRQEQTMKQTMLKRDLDATDRLARRDARLHLKQLQQQFEQSPESASNECRILQKTHGHLLEVIPVGVKASKATIRQNSFRPTSEDEASLKLYVGLAKQALKKGKAYESPGFPDRDSRYFIAAEPSSSGKGGIIGVFSTGIMKQVETHQRRNLRMIPYPKEGNYKVESVHPDTLNDVTVRTGHDNENASHYYENEVVVTFRSHPTPQQLAKIKHDIDSEEYQKLNSTYIFHAKQMSTQQLMSYFKKNWSPKFVEPHYLYLTNEASPTSDIELKPEVPNDALFSEYQWNLPITETNRGWNLSKGSNDVIVAVVDTGVDLNHPDLTGRILPGYNVIKPGQKPMDDVGHGTHVAGIISAKVNNGEGIAGMTWGTKILPVKALDKSGSGTTYSVAQGIIWATDHGAKVINLSLGNYAQANFLHEAIKYAYDHDVVLIAATGNDNTERPGYPAAYPEVLSVSATDAKMKRASFSNFGDYVDVMAPGESIASTYPGNQYAALSGTSMASPHVAALAALIRSVNPDLRNTEVMDIIRNNVIDLGNPGHDKYFGYGQIDVFSALKSAGQSQSPLLLWPQCTEQKLNKLMKGSK, encoded by the coding sequence ATGTCTATCCGCCACTGGACAGCCGTCTTAATGATTGGAGCTGCCGCAGTTCTCATTCTTGTCATGCTGCCTGCTGGACACAACAGCCACCCTGGCAAAAAAACAGCAAACCTCACACCTCGGCAGGAACAAACTATGAAGCAGACGATGTTAAAGCGAGATCTTGATGCGACAGATCGGCTTGCAAGGCGTGATGCGCGGCTGCACTTAAAACAGCTACAGCAGCAATTTGAGCAGTCACCAGAGTCCGCATCCAATGAATGCCGCATCTTGCAGAAGACCCATGGACATTTGCTTGAGGTCATTCCTGTTGGAGTAAAAGCTTCCAAAGCTACTATCCGTCAAAATAGCTTCCGCCCAACCAGCGAGGATGAAGCCAGCCTGAAGCTATATGTCGGCTTGGCGAAGCAAGCATTGAAGAAAGGTAAAGCTTATGAATCTCCGGGCTTTCCTGACCGGGACTCCCGGTATTTCATAGCAGCAGAACCAAGCAGCAGTGGCAAAGGTGGAATCATCGGAGTATTCAGTACGGGAATTATGAAACAGGTGGAGACTCATCAGCGCCGCAATCTTCGCATGATTCCGTATCCTAAGGAAGGCAACTACAAAGTTGAGTCCGTTCACCCTGATACGCTTAACGATGTTACAGTCCGAACCGGACATGATAATGAAAATGCCAGCCATTATTATGAGAACGAGGTTGTGGTGACCTTTAGGTCGCATCCTACCCCTCAGCAATTGGCTAAAATCAAGCATGATATCGACAGCGAGGAATATCAAAAGCTCAATAGCACCTACATTTTTCACGCGAAACAGATGAGTACGCAACAGCTTATGAGCTACTTCAAGAAGAATTGGAGTCCCAAATTTGTAGAGCCGCATTATCTGTATTTGACCAATGAAGCAAGCCCGACCAGCGATATTGAACTAAAACCGGAGGTTCCCAATGACGCGCTCTTTTCCGAGTACCAATGGAATCTGCCAATCACCGAAACCAATCGCGGCTGGAACCTGTCCAAAGGCAGCAACGATGTCATCGTGGCCGTCGTTGATACCGGCGTGGACCTTAACCATCCCGATCTTACCGGGCGTATTCTCCCTGGATACAATGTCATTAAGCCTGGACAGAAGCCTATGGATGATGTAGGGCATGGTACACATGTGGCCGGAATCATCAGCGCCAAGGTCAACAATGGAGAAGGGATAGCCGGGATGACCTGGGGTACGAAGATACTGCCGGTAAAAGCCCTTGATAAATCCGGCTCCGGTACCACCTATTCTGTAGCACAGGGCATCATTTGGGCTACCGATCATGGAGCGAAAGTGATCAATCTAAGCCTTGGTAATTATGCACAGGCCAACTTCCTGCATGAAGCGATTAAGTACGCATATGACCATGATGTGGTCCTGATCGCAGCCACCGGCAACGATAATACAGAACGTCCCGGCTACCCTGCAGCCTATCCTGAAGTGCTTTCTGTTTCGGCTACGGATGCCAAAATGAAGCGTGCCTCCTTCTCTAATTTTGGAGACTACGTCGATGTTATGGCGCCAGGCGAGAGCATTGCCAGCACGTATCCAGGAAACCAATATGCTGCCCTGTCGGGCACATCGATGGCAAGTCCCCATGTGGCAGCATTAGCAGCCCTGATCCGCTCAGTCAATCCGGATCTGCGCAATACCGAAGTTATGGATATTATCCGAAACAATGTCATTGATTTAGGGAATCCCGGACATGACAAGTATTTCGGCTATGGTCAAATCGATGTGTTCTCTGCACTGAAATCTGCTGGACAGAGCCAATCCCCTTTGCTACTATGGCCCCAATGTACAGAACAAAAACTGAACAAGCTCATGAAGGGGAGCAAGTAA
- a CDS encoding DUF1540 domain-containing protein translates to MMTEVINMPNGDKPIVKCSVANCGYWGEQNICKADLIMIDIDKHAKAHYREEFAGETFDSTHQDEAKTSSATCCHTFKPKA, encoded by the coding sequence ATGATGACTGAGGTGATCAATATGCCAAATGGCGATAAACCCATAGTTAAATGCAGTGTTGCGAATTGCGGCTACTGGGGAGAACAAAATATTTGTAAAGCCGATTTAATTATGATTGATATCGATAAGCATGCAAAAGCCCATTACCGAGAAGAGTTCGCAGGAGAGACATTTGACAGCACGCATCAAGATGAGGCTAAAACCTCTTCGGCTACGTGCTGCCACACCTTTAAGCCAAAGGCATAA
- a CDS encoding cysteine desulfurase family protein: MKYFDHAATTPPYEEVIDTITEVMKQHYGNPSSLHQYGLDSAKLLQMARKVCADAMHIAPEEVIFTSSATESNNLAIKGAAIEYRSRGRHIVTTMIEHPSVYECCRQLEQLGYEITFIPVDERGKVSADRVLQAVRKDTVLVSVMQVNNETGSIQPIEEIGRRLKKEHPKVIFHVDGVQGFGKLPLLTKEAGVDLYSISAHKFRGPKGAGLLVVRKGIRLFPLLAGGGQEAGLRSGTENLPNVVGMAKAVRLAAHGQQARAKQWQALRELLIQGIGQQEDLVLNSNMDGAPHIVNFSFPGMKAEVLLHSLEQSGMLVSTKSACSSKRSEPSRVLLAMGKDMDTASSGIRISLGEEHTEKDIRELLAALSKAVSSLRGLKGGV; the protein is encoded by the coding sequence ATGAAGTATTTTGACCATGCAGCAACTACCCCGCCTTATGAAGAAGTGATTGATACGATCACGGAGGTCATGAAGCAGCATTACGGCAATCCCTCCTCGCTGCATCAGTATGGACTGGATAGCGCAAAGCTGCTTCAGATGGCGCGTAAAGTATGTGCGGATGCCATGCACATTGCACCTGAAGAGGTGATCTTTACTTCTTCTGCTACAGAGAGCAACAATTTGGCGATCAAAGGAGCCGCTATAGAATATAGATCACGGGGGAGACATATTGTCACGACTATGATTGAGCATCCTTCTGTCTATGAATGCTGCCGACAGCTAGAGCAGCTCGGGTATGAGATTACCTTCATCCCGGTAGATGAGCGGGGGAAGGTATCGGCAGATCGGGTCCTCCAGGCAGTGAGGAAGGACACTGTGTTAGTATCAGTCATGCAGGTAAATAATGAGACAGGCAGTATTCAGCCTATAGAGGAGATTGGAAGGCGCCTCAAAAAGGAACACCCCAAGGTGATATTTCATGTGGATGGAGTTCAAGGTTTCGGCAAGCTTCCGCTGTTGACGAAGGAGGCAGGGGTAGATCTTTACAGCATCTCTGCCCATAAGTTCAGAGGACCTAAGGGAGCAGGACTTCTGGTGGTTAGGAAGGGGATACGACTTTTCCCTCTGCTTGCAGGGGGAGGGCAGGAAGCTGGGCTTCGTTCAGGGACGGAGAATCTTCCAAATGTAGTCGGGATGGCTAAGGCCGTGAGGCTTGCTGCTCATGGACAACAAGCACGAGCCAAGCAGTGGCAGGCTCTTCGGGAACTGCTGATTCAAGGGATTGGGCAGCAGGAGGACCTGGTTTTGAATTCCAATATGGATGGAGCTCCTCACATTGTTAATTTTTCATTTCCGGGAATGAAGGCAGAGGTTCTGCTTCACAGCTTGGAACAGTCCGGGATGCTGGTATCCACTAAATCGGCCTGCTCCTCCAAACGGAGTGAGCCAAGCCGGGTCCTGCTGGCGATGGGTAAGGATATGGATACGGCCTCTTCAGGAATTCGCATCAGCCTGGGCGAGGAGCATACAGAGAAAGACATCAGAGAGCTGCTTGCTGCTTTGTCTAAAGCGGTAAGTTCGCTTCGTGGATTGAAAGGTGGGGTCTAA
- a CDS encoding Nif3-like dinuclear metal center hexameric protein, which yields MFAKGQTVIQYMEQLAPKHIAEEWDKIGLQLGTLQKEIKNVLVTLEVTHQVVDEAIALGVDLIIAHHAIIFRPVTSLTTDTPAGRLYEKLIKHDIAVYISHTNLDITEGGMNDWMAEALGIHSTVSVDDVHMDKLFKLVVFVPKDHHKKVLDAILGAGAGWIGNYSHCSFNIEGFGTFVPREGTHPYLGQEGKLEQAEEIRVETIVPNSIRSKVIQAMLKNHPYEEVAYDLYPVDLKGRTFGLGRVGKLDAPVTLEQFADRVKEGLGVPHVTIVGDLNKEIRKAAVLGGSGGKYWSRAKFRGADVLVTGDVDYHTAQEALAAGMTLIDPGHHAEKIMRAKVADWLSAKLQEGRYDTRVYASQVDTNPFQLR from the coding sequence ATGTTTGCCAAAGGACAAACAGTAATTCAGTATATGGAGCAGCTGGCTCCTAAGCATATTGCTGAGGAATGGGATAAAATAGGCCTTCAATTAGGCACGCTTCAGAAGGAAATTAAGAATGTGCTGGTCACACTGGAAGTGACCCATCAGGTGGTGGATGAAGCGATCGCCCTGGGCGTTGATCTGATCATTGCTCACCATGCTATCATTTTCCGTCCAGTTACGTCGCTGACTACCGACACCCCGGCCGGAAGATTGTATGAGAAGCTGATTAAGCATGATATCGCCGTGTATATCAGCCATACCAACCTGGATATTACGGAAGGCGGTATGAACGACTGGATGGCCGAGGCTCTTGGTATTCACAGTACGGTCTCTGTAGATGATGTGCATATGGACAAATTGTTCAAGCTTGTTGTATTCGTACCCAAAGATCATCATAAAAAGGTGCTTGATGCCATTCTTGGAGCAGGTGCAGGTTGGATCGGGAATTACAGCCATTGCAGCTTCAATATTGAAGGGTTCGGGACATTTGTTCCCCGTGAAGGGACTCATCCCTACCTGGGGCAGGAAGGAAAGCTGGAGCAGGCGGAAGAGATTCGGGTCGAGACTATTGTTCCGAACAGCATCAGAAGCAAGGTCATTCAGGCTATGCTCAAGAATCATCCTTATGAAGAGGTAGCTTATGATTTATATCCGGTAGATCTGAAGGGACGAACGTTTGGCCTGGGCCGGGTTGGCAAGCTGGATGCGCCGGTTACGCTCGAGCAATTTGCAGACCGTGTTAAGGAGGGACTGGGTGTCCCTCATGTAACTATTGTGGGTGATCTTAACAAAGAGATTCGCAAGGCCGCTGTGCTGGGCGGTTCAGGTGGTAAATATTGGAGCAGGGCCAAATTCCGCGGTGCAGATGTTCTCGTTACAGGTGACGTGGACTATCACACGGCTCAGGAGGCCCTGGCTGCGGGCATGACGCTCATCGACCCTGGTCACCATGCCGAGAAAATCATGCGTGCCAAGGTGGCGGATTGGCTGAGTGCCAAGCTACAAGAGGGACGGTACGATACCCGGGTATATGCTTCACAGGTGGATACCAACCCATTTCAACTTCGCTAG